In Gammaproteobacteria bacterium, a single genomic region encodes these proteins:
- the flgB gene encoding flagellar basal body rod protein FlgB — protein MASRIDDAFGIHAKALETFGRRAEVLAGNMANADTPGYKARDVDFKSILGGVMKNELPLAKTAGGHLATSDRGLSNGELLYRVPLQPSADGNTVDTQTEQTQFAQNAIRYQASFTFLDGSIKSLLSAIRGE, from the coding sequence ATGGCTTCGAGGATCGATGATGCATTTGGGATTCATGCCAAGGCGCTGGAGACATTCGGGCGGCGCGCGGAAGTGCTCGCCGGCAATATGGCCAACGCGGACACGCCGGGGTACAAGGCACGCGACGTCGACTTCAAGTCGATCCTCGGCGGCGTGATGAAGAACGAATTGCCGCTGGCAAAGACCGCGGGCGGGCATCTGGCGACATCGGACCGCGGGCTGTCGAACGGGGAACTGCTCTACCGCGTCCCGCTGCAGCCCTCCGCCGACGGCAATACGGTGGATACGCAGACGGAACAGACGCAGTTCGCGCAGAACGCCATCCGTTACCAGGCCAGCTTTACCTTCCTTGACGGCAGCATCAAGAGTCTGCTCAGCGCGATTCGAGGAGAATGA
- a CDS encoding D-hexose-6-phosphate mutarotase: protein MTTVDTLTRRFSSGHQLSFRDVNGLIVADIDTPQAAAALCLQGAHLMTWRPKAQAEPVVWLSKLAKLAPGKSIRGGAPVCWPWFGPHTTDARLPAHGFARTVPWELAEARVTGDGTVELVLTLPGSEQIRALWPHRARAELRLTIGATLKAALTTVNEDDHPIVIGEALHTYFHIGDIGAVRVTGLEGCAYLDKVDGGARTRQDGAIAFAGETDRIYLDTADECVIEDPQLRRRIRIAKTGSRSTVVWTPWTEKADKMGDFGPDGWRNMVCVESANAADDVVTVAPGTHHTLAVEYRVENQ, encoded by the coding sequence ATGACCACTGTCGACACCCTGACCCGGCGTTTCTCCTCCGGTCACCAGCTCAGCTTCCGCGACGTGAATGGACTGATCGTCGCCGACATCGACACCCCGCAGGCCGCGGCCGCGCTGTGCCTGCAGGGGGCGCACCTGATGACGTGGCGGCCGAAGGCGCAGGCCGAGCCGGTGGTATGGCTGTCGAAGCTGGCGAAGCTCGCACCCGGCAAGTCGATCCGCGGCGGTGCGCCGGTATGCTGGCCGTGGTTCGGTCCGCATACGACGGATGCCAGGCTGCCGGCCCACGGCTTCGCCCGCACCGTGCCGTGGGAATTGGCTGAAGCGCGCGTCACCGGCGACGGCACGGTCGAGCTCGTGCTGACGCTTCCCGGCAGCGAGCAGATCCGGGCGCTGTGGCCGCACCGCGCGCGGGCCGAGCTGCGGCTGACGATCGGCGCGACGCTGAAGGCGGCGCTCACCACTGTCAACGAGGACGACCACCCGATCGTGATTGGCGAGGCGCTGCATACCTATTTCCACATCGGCGACATCGGCGCGGTGCGTGTAACAGGGCTCGAGGGGTGCGCCTATCTGGACAAGGTGGACGGCGGCGCGCGCACGCGGCAGGATGGCGCCATCGCCTTCGCCGGCGAGACCGACCGCATCTACCTGGACACTGCGGACGAGTGCGTCATCGAGGATCCGCAACTGCGCCGGCGCATCCGCATCGCGAAGACCGGCAGCCGCTCGACCGTGGTGTGGACCCCGTGGACCGAGAAGGCCGACAAGATGGGCGACTTCGGCCCGGACGGCTGGCGCAACATGGTGTGCGTGGAGAGCGCGAATGCGGCGGACGATGTCGTCACCGTCGCGCCAGGTACGCACCACACGCTGGCGGTGGAGTACCGGGTGGAGAATCAGTGA
- a CDS encoding flagellar basal body L-ring protein FlgH, producing MRGILPILSAALVAALAAGCASAPKHSSGISEDIIRHAEPAQPATAGAIYRVGLSSPLFEDIRPRRVGDIVTVVVVERTNASKSASTSTSKDNSVDIANPTLFGDPLSFGVGPLGNSPRTLENNLESTKTFDGEGESAQSNQLTGNITAVVTEVLPNGYLRIYGEKIISINQGDEHITLSGIIRPTDILADNTISSTLIAGAEISYGGTGVIADTGDMGWLGKFFNGKWWPF from the coding sequence ATGAGAGGAATCCTTCCGATATTGTCCGCTGCGCTGGTGGCCGCGCTGGCGGCGGGCTGTGCCTCGGCGCCGAAACATTCTTCCGGAATTTCGGAGGATATCATCCGGCACGCGGAGCCCGCGCAGCCGGCAACGGCAGGCGCGATTTATCGTGTCGGACTGAGCTCGCCTCTGTTCGAGGATATCCGCCCGCGCCGCGTGGGCGACATCGTCACCGTGGTGGTGGTCGAGCGCACCAACGCCAGCAAGAGCGCCAGCACCAGCACCAGCAAGGACAACAGCGTCGATATCGCCAATCCCACGCTGTTCGGCGATCCGCTCTCCTTCGGCGTCGGCCCCCTGGGTAACAGCCCGCGCACTCTGGAGAACAACCTGGAATCTACCAAGACCTTCGACGGGGAGGGCGAGAGCGCGCAGAGCAACCAGTTGACCGGCAATATAACCGCTGTGGTGACCGAGGTGCTGCCGAACGGTTACCTGCGCATATACGGCGAAAAGATTATCTCGATCAATCAGGGCGACGAGCATATCACCCTGTCCGGGATCATCCGGCCGACGGATATCCTGGCGGACAACACGATCTCCTCCACCCTGATCGCCGGCGCCGAGATCTCCTACGGCGGCACCGGGGTGATCGCCGACACGGGCGACATGGGCTGGCTGGGGAAATTCTTCAATGGCAAGTGGTGGCCGTTCTGA
- a CDS encoding TraB/GumN family protein — translation MKRSSFAGWRGHTGGAVLCLVLLALWAIPAPVYALIYKCVDQEGRVSFQETTCDGMAPGNETAAKLDNAWPVVGKHIFWEAKSSSGGKIYLLGSLHFGAPWIYPLPAVINDALAAADALAVEANLLEIPPDELAARVSRAGTYGDGPGLRAALDPTEWQALENVSRTFGLPTALVERQHPWLASLTLTAAVLKQLGYSATYGVDLHLMREAGRRIPIVELESVDYQFDLLSGLEQKDQVAMLMQTLHEIDDAGRHFGDLLDAWLNGSAEKMDRVLFEGFDRMVRGDHLYRRLILDRNVEMAAAIVKLSRQYDVTFVVVGAGHLVGSNGIIERLKSSGYYVEQL, via the coding sequence ATGAAGCGAAGCTCCTTCGCAGGCTGGCGCGGTCATACCGGCGGCGCCGTGCTGTGCCTCGTCCTGCTGGCACTGTGGGCGATCCCCGCGCCGGTGTACGCCCTGATATATAAATGTGTCGACCAGGAAGGGCGGGTCTCCTTCCAGGAGACGACCTGTGACGGGATGGCGCCCGGCAATGAGACCGCGGCGAAGCTCGACAATGCCTGGCCCGTGGTCGGCAAGCATATCTTCTGGGAGGCCAAGTCCTCGTCCGGGGGCAAGATCTACCTGCTCGGCTCCCTCCATTTCGGCGCCCCCTGGATCTATCCACTGCCGGCAGTCATCAATGACGCCCTCGCCGCGGCCGACGCGCTCGCGGTGGAGGCGAACCTCCTGGAGATCCCGCCCGATGAACTCGCCGCCCGCGTATCCCGGGCGGGGACCTACGGCGACGGTCCCGGGCTCAGGGCCGCGCTTGATCCGACCGAGTGGCAGGCGCTCGAAAACGTGAGCCGCACCTTCGGCCTGCCTACCGCGCTGGTCGAACGCCAGCACCCCTGGCTCGCCTCGCTGACGCTGACTGCCGCGGTACTGAAGCAGCTCGGCTACAGCGCCACGTACGGCGTCGACCTCCATCTCATGCGCGAGGCGGGGCGCAGGATACCGATCGTCGAGCTGGAGTCGGTCGATTATCAGTTCGACCTGCTGAGCGGCCTTGAGCAGAAGGACCAGGTGGCGATGCTGATGCAGACCCTCCACGAGATCGACGACGCCGGCCGCCATTTTGGCGACCTGCTCGATGCCTGGTTGAACGGCAGCGCCGAGAAGATGGACCGTGTGCTGTTCGAGGGGTTCGACCGCATGGTGCGCGGCGACCACCTCTACCGGCGTCTCATCCTGGATCGCAATGTCGAGATGGCGGCTGCCATCGTCAAACTCTCACGCCAGTACGACGTCACCTTCGTGGTGGTCGGTGCCGGCCATCTGGTGGGAAGCAACGGCATCATCGAACGCCTGAAGTCCAGCGGTTACTACGTCGAACAACTCTGA
- a CDS encoding DUF2892 domain-containing protein produces MNAQKSRLRVVHNISLSDRGIRWVASATLLAAPAFDLVVSGGSFTWWHGIAMLLSTYPGLTAFLGWDPVYTLVDYKTCDLSERNQCGTLPYQLDAAIGNHPIPRNEYDHSLAGSRHGATRKKG; encoded by the coding sequence ATGAACGCACAGAAAAGCAGGCTTCGTGTCGTGCACAATATCTCGCTCTCGGATCGTGGCATACGCTGGGTCGCGAGTGCGACGCTGCTCGCCGCTCCGGCGTTTGATCTGGTCGTCTCCGGCGGCTCCTTCACCTGGTGGCACGGGATCGCAATGCTCCTGTCGACCTATCCGGGCCTGACCGCGTTTCTCGGCTGGGACCCGGTATATACGCTGGTCGACTACAAGACATGCGACCTCTCGGAACGCAACCAGTGCGGTACATTGCCGTACCAGCTCGATGCGGCCATCGGAAATCACCCGATACCGAGAAATGAATACGACCACAGCCTTGCCGGATCGCGCCACGGCGCGACCCGGAAGAAAGGCTAA
- the flgA gene encoding flagellar basal body P-ring formation protein FlgA, giving the protein MNRPAIAMLAALSIGIAATAPIGVADDAEAHGNIIAAARAFLEEQIDPQDARTEIRLGALDARLRLTACELPLQGFLPPGGRLSGNTSVGVECRGNHPWKLYVQAYVAVYKTVAVASGYLAAGTVLDADNVRMEERDVTTGAYGYLTEIGQLGGMIVKQPLQDGRIIPPRAVAKAKLIRRGESVVILSRNGQIEVRMNGSALMDGTEGDRIKVRNANSKRIIEGRVEAPGVVMVSM; this is encoded by the coding sequence TTGAACAGACCGGCCATCGCCATGCTTGCCGCACTGTCGATCGGAATCGCGGCGACGGCCCCGATCGGGGTTGCCGACGATGCCGAGGCGCACGGAAACATCATCGCCGCGGCGCGGGCGTTCCTCGAGGAGCAGATCGACCCGCAGGATGCCAGGACGGAGATCCGCCTCGGCGCCCTCGACGCGCGGCTGCGCCTCACCGCGTGCGAACTCCCGCTGCAGGGATTCCTTCCCCCCGGCGGGCGACTCAGCGGCAACACCAGCGTGGGCGTGGAGTGTCGCGGAAACCACCCCTGGAAACTCTACGTACAGGCGTACGTGGCCGTGTACAAGACAGTGGCAGTCGCCTCCGGTTACCTCGCCGCCGGCACCGTGCTGGATGCGGACAACGTGCGCATGGAAGAGCGCGACGTCACCACGGGCGCGTACGGCTACCTGACGGAGATCGGCCAGCTGGGCGGCATGATCGTGAAGCAGCCCCTGCAGGACGGCCGCATCATCCCGCCGCGGGCGGTGGCGAAGGCGAAGCTGATCCGGCGCGGCGAATCGGTCGTGATCCTGTCGCGGAACGGTCAGATCGAGGTGCGCATGAACGGCAGCGCGCTGATGGACGGGACCGAGGGCGACCGCATCAAGGTCAGAAATGCAAATTCCAAACGGATCATAGAGGGCCGGGTCGAGGCCCCGGGCGTGGTGATGGTCTCGATGTAA
- a CDS encoding flagellar hook assembly protein FlgD: MTTINTQLLDSLGLSASTQSTQASDVLGQSDFLKLMTTQLMNQDPTKPMESGEFFNQIAQFSMVAGVEELQTSFQQVADAMQSTQTLQASAMVGRSVLVSGDTVSLADGGSAAAGVTLPASTSNLVVGVVDASGQIVRRLDLGTQPEGDVSFTWDGRDGSGAAVPAGDYTLVAEMDYDGETVALDTLVTARVNSVLMGKNGQGITLNLSNNEQVSLADIMQIM; the protein is encoded by the coding sequence ATGACGACGATCAATACGCAACTGCTGGACAGCCTCGGACTGAGTGCGTCCACGCAATCGACGCAGGCCAGCGACGTCCTCGGACAGTCGGATTTTCTCAAGCTGATGACGACGCAGCTGATGAACCAGGATCCGACCAAGCCGATGGAGAGCGGCGAATTCTTCAACCAGATCGCCCAGTTCAGCATGGTGGCCGGGGTGGAGGAGCTGCAGACCTCGTTCCAGCAGGTCGCCGATGCGATGCAGTCCACCCAGACGCTGCAGGCCTCCGCGATGGTGGGCCGCTCCGTGCTGGTGTCCGGTGACACGGTCAGCCTGGCCGACGGCGGCTCGGCCGCCGCGGGGGTGACGCTGCCAGCCTCGACCAGCAATCTGGTCGTCGGCGTCGTCGACGCCTCCGGCCAGATAGTGCGCCGCCTCGACCTCGGCACTCAGCCCGAGGGCGACGTCTCCTTTACCTGGGACGGGCGCGACGGCAGCGGCGCAGCCGTGCCTGCGGGCGACTACACCCTGGTCGCGGAGATGGATTATGACGGAGAAACAGTCGCGCTCGACACCCTGGTCACCGCCCGGGTCAACAGCGTGCTGATGGGCAAGAACGGCCAGGGCATCACGCTCAATCTGTCGAACAACGAGCAGGTGTCGCTGGCCGACATCATGCAGATCATGTAA
- a CDS encoding flagellar basal body rod protein FlgF: MDRMLYIAMAGASQTMLAQGVNAHNLANASTTGFREDLLAFTSEDLDGDGFPSRVYATADRPGVNLQPGSINATGNELDVAVNGPGWIAVRAADGSEGYTRAGDLRVLPTGELVNGAGHAVIGNSGSPIAVPPSEKIEIGVDGTITVRPNGQSPAALAIVDRIKLVNPDPAQLEKGLDGLMRLGDSSAAPPDAAVTLVSGALEGSNVNTIDAMVNMIELARQFEMEVKLMKAAEENDQASTQMMRIA, encoded by the coding sequence ATGGACCGCATGCTGTACATCGCGATGGCCGGGGCGAGCCAGACCATGCTCGCCCAGGGCGTGAACGCGCACAACCTGGCCAATGCGAGCACCACGGGGTTTCGCGAAGACCTGCTCGCCTTCACCAGCGAAGACCTGGACGGCGACGGTTTCCCGAGCCGGGTGTACGCGACCGCGGACCGGCCCGGCGTCAATCTGCAGCCGGGTTCGATCAACGCCACCGGCAACGAACTGGACGTGGCGGTCAACGGGCCGGGCTGGATCGCGGTGCGCGCCGCCGACGGCTCCGAGGGTTACACGCGTGCGGGCGACCTGCGCGTGCTCCCGACCGGAGAGCTGGTCAACGGCGCCGGCCATGCGGTGATCGGAAATTCGGGCTCACCGATCGCGGTACCTCCGTCGGAGAAGATCGAGATCGGCGTGGACGGGACCATCACGGTGCGGCCGAACGGGCAATCTCCTGCGGCGCTCGCCATTGTCGACCGCATCAAGCTCGTGAATCCCGATCCGGCCCAGCTCGAAAAGGGCCTCGACGGACTGATGCGCCTGGGCGACAGCTCTGCGGCGCCGCCCGACGCTGCCGTGACGCTGGTGTCCGGTGCGCTCGAGGGCAGCAACGTCAATACGATCGACGCGATGGTCAACATGATCGAACTGGCGCGCCAGTTCGAGATGGAAGTCAAACTGATGAAGGCGGCAGAGGAAAACGACCAGGCCTCCACCCAAATGATGCGGATTGCCTGA
- the flgG gene encoding flagellar basal-body rod protein FlgG — protein sequence MADALRIAKTGLDAQQTRMAVISNNLANANTTGFKAGRPVFEDLLYQNVRQVGAQSAQDSQLPTGLSLGTGVRTVATEKLFTQGSTVETGNSLHMAIQGRGFFQILMPDGTQAYTRDGSFHSDAQGQMVTSSGYVLQPAITIPDNAQSVTIGQDGVVSVTTPGNSAPTQVGSVQLADFINPSGLQPIGQNLYLESGASGAAQTGTPGLNGVGTVAQGSLESSNINVVEELVNMIEAQRTYEMNSKAISTMDNMLQYVTNNL from the coding sequence ATGGCTGATGCACTGAGAATTGCCAAGACCGGGCTCGACGCCCAGCAGACCCGCATGGCGGTCATCTCCAACAACCTGGCGAACGCCAACACCACCGGCTTCAAGGCCGGCCGCCCGGTGTTCGAGGACCTGCTCTACCAGAACGTGCGCCAGGTCGGCGCGCAGTCGGCGCAGGACTCCCAGCTGCCGACCGGACTGAGCCTGGGCACCGGCGTGCGCACGGTGGCGACCGAGAAGCTGTTCACGCAGGGCAGCACGGTCGAGACCGGAAATTCCCTGCACATGGCGATCCAGGGCCGCGGCTTCTTCCAGATCCTGATGCCCGACGGCACCCAGGCCTATACCCGCGACGGCTCCTTCCACTCCGACGCCCAGGGCCAGATGGTGACCTCCAGCGGCTACGTGCTGCAGCCGGCGATCACGATCCCCGACAACGCGCAGAGCGTCACTATCGGACAGGACGGCGTGGTCAGCGTGACCACGCCCGGCAACAGTGCGCCGACCCAGGTCGGCTCGGTGCAGCTCGCCGATTTCATCAATCCGTCCGGCCTGCAGCCGATCGGACAGAACCTGTATCTGGAGTCGGGGGCCAGCGGCGCCGCCCAGACCGGGACACCGGGACTGAACGGCGTGGGCACGGTGGCGCAGGGCTCACTCGAGAGCTCCAACATCAACGTGGTGGAGGAACTGGTCAACATGATCGAGGCGCAACGCACCTACGAGATGAACTCCAAGGCGATCTCGACCATGGACAACATGCTGCAGTACGTCACCAACAACCTGTAA
- a CDS encoding flagellar hook protein FlgE codes for MAFQTALSGINSSAAELNVISNNVANASTTGFKQSTIQFADVFATSNLGSSSNAIGSGVRISGVDQQFSQGNVEFTDNNLDLAISGQGFFVLNDNGNNVYTRSGAFGVDRDGFVINPQLQRLTGYLADSSGNITGALGDIQLDTSDIAPQATTELTFGVNLNASAAVPSAPVTSATITLGSAGATQVLDTGDSPITTAAFDLVDTYGQQVTTAQLQFTSTGGNNWNVTLAGAGGTSTTAALTVGTTGSVTLTWDPDGAAGSQDSVDLTFDTSDLTQVAGGGNTDLTAVATGAVQGSFDVTDATTFNNSTTMTIYDSLGASHLTTVYYRKTGIPNQWESFVFVDGNQITGAQPNGSDLLQFSSSGALSEINGVTTPPSNYALAPYTPSSGATSLSLTLDYSSLSQYGGGFNVNSLSQDGFATGRLSGIDISDTGVILARFTNGQSSTLAQVALANFGNPQGLTQLGDTSWAESFESGQPVVSTPGSSSLGTVQSGALESSNVDLTEQLVKMITAQRNFQANAQVISTEDTVTQSIINIR; via the coding sequence ATGGCATTTCAAACGGCATTAAGCGGAATCAACTCGTCGGCGGCGGAGCTCAACGTCATCTCGAACAACGTGGCCAACGCGAGCACGACGGGGTTCAAGCAATCGACGATACAGTTCGCCGACGTCTTCGCCACCTCCAACCTGGGTTCTTCCTCGAACGCCATCGGCAGCGGTGTCAGGATCTCGGGTGTCGACCAGCAGTTCTCGCAGGGCAATGTCGAGTTCACCGACAACAACCTGGATCTCGCAATCAGCGGCCAGGGGTTCTTCGTACTGAACGACAACGGCAACAACGTATACACGCGCAGCGGCGCCTTCGGTGTCGACCGCGACGGCTTCGTTATCAATCCGCAGCTCCAGCGCCTGACCGGATACCTGGCCGATTCCTCGGGCAATATCACCGGAGCGCTGGGTGACATCCAGCTCGACACCTCGGACATCGCCCCGCAGGCGACGACCGAGCTGACCTTCGGCGTGAACCTGAACGCCTCCGCCGCCGTGCCGAGCGCGCCGGTGACGTCGGCCACCATCACGCTGGGCAGCGCCGGCGCGACCCAGGTGCTGGACACCGGAGACTCGCCGATCACCACCGCGGCCTTCGACCTCGTCGATACCTACGGACAGCAGGTTACGACCGCTCAGCTGCAGTTCACCAGCACCGGCGGCAACAACTGGAATGTGACCCTGGCCGGCGCGGGCGGGACCTCGACCACGGCCGCGTTGACAGTCGGCACCACGGGCAGCGTCACGCTGACCTGGGATCCGGACGGTGCGGCCGGCAGCCAGGATTCCGTCGATCTGACCTTTGACACCTCCGATCTCACCCAGGTCGCCGGCGGCGGCAACACCGACCTCACGGCGGTTGCCACCGGCGCCGTACAGGGTAGCTTCGACGTCACCGACGCCACCACCTTCAACAACTCCACCACCATGACCATCTACGACTCGCTCGGCGCGTCGCACCTGACCACGGTGTATTACCGCAAGACCGGCATCCCCAATCAATGGGAGAGCTTCGTATTCGTTGACGGCAACCAGATCACCGGCGCCCAGCCCAACGGTTCCGACCTGCTGCAGTTCAGCAGCAGCGGCGCGCTGTCCGAGATCAATGGCGTGACGACGCCGCCGTCCAACTACGCCCTGGCGCCCTACACCCCGAGCAGCGGCGCGACGAGCCTGTCGCTGACGCTGGACTATTCCTCGCTCAGCCAGTACGGCGGCGGCTTCAACGTGAACTCGCTGTCGCAGGACGGCTTTGCGACCGGGCGGTTGAGCGGCATCGACATCAGCGACACCGGCGTGATACTGGCGCGCTTCACCAACGGCCAGTCGAGCACGCTCGCGCAGGTCGCACTGGCCAACTTCGGCAATCCGCAGGGGCTGACCCAGCTGGGTGACACCTCGTGGGCCGAGTCCTTCGAGTCCGGCCAGCCGGTGGTCTCCACGCCGGGATCATCCAGCCTGGGCACGGTGCAATCGGGCGCTCTCGAGAGTTCCAACGTCGACCTCACCGAGCAGCTGGTCAAGATGATCACCGCGCAGCGCAATTTCCAGGCGAACGCGCAGGTGATCTCCACCGAGGACACCGTCACGCAGTCGATCATCAATATCCGTTAA
- a CDS encoding flagellar protein FlgN, whose product MLGNALLQNLATCLEREIQLGGRLLEALRGEHKALTANDLALLNEAVELKNGLIAAMQACGGERNVLLREGGFGSDREAMDRLLDAHDPQRRTGIQRDWIRLLEVGAECQRQNLINGIIIQAGQQHTRQALAILRGQPVVAGGEYGPEGTRHSAPSSHPLARA is encoded by the coding sequence ATGCTCGGAAACGCACTGCTGCAGAACCTCGCCACCTGTCTCGAACGGGAGATCCAGCTGGGAGGACGACTGCTCGAGGCGCTGCGCGGCGAACACAAGGCGCTCACCGCCAACGATCTCGCCCTGCTGAACGAGGCCGTGGAGCTGAAAAACGGGCTGATCGCCGCGATGCAGGCCTGCGGCGGTGAACGCAACGTCCTGCTGCGTGAGGGTGGCTTCGGCAGCGACCGCGAGGCGATGGACCGTCTGTTGGACGCGCATGATCCGCAGCGCCGGACCGGCATCCAGCGCGACTGGATCCGCCTGCTCGAGGTCGGCGCCGAGTGCCAGCGCCAGAACCTGATCAACGGCATCATCATCCAGGCCGGGCAGCAACACACCCGGCAGGCGCTGGCGATCCTGCGCGGCCAGCCGGTCGTCGCCGGCGGTGAATATGGACCCGAGGGGACGCGCCACTCGGCGCCCAGCTCGCATCCCCTCGCCAGGGCCTGA
- the flgC gene encoding flagellar basal body rod protein FlgC codes for MSLFGIFDIAGSAMSAQTVRLNTTASNLANADNLSGSEAEAYRARHPVFSTFRDALDNSTAGVKVDGIVESQAPVQREYQPDNPLADAEGYVYRPNVDVVSEMADMISASRSYQNNVEVVNTSKQLLLNVLRLGQ; via the coding sequence ATGTCCCTGTTTGGAATATTCGACATCGCCGGCTCGGCCATGAGCGCCCAGACCGTGCGCCTGAACACCACCGCGAGCAACCTCGCCAACGCGGACAACCTGAGCGGCAGCGAGGCGGAGGCCTACCGCGCGCGCCATCCCGTGTTCTCGACCTTTCGCGACGCGCTCGACAACAGCACGGCCGGCGTCAAGGTCGACGGCATCGTCGAGAGCCAGGCGCCGGTGCAGCGGGAATACCAGCCCGACAACCCGCTGGCGGATGCGGAAGGTTATGTCTACCGCCCCAACGTCGATGTGGTTTCCGAAATGGCGGACATGATCTCGGCCTCGCGCAGCTACCAGAACAACGTCGAGGTGGTGAACACCTCCAAGCAGCTGCTGCTCAATGTGCTGCGGCTGGGTCAATGA
- the flgM gene encoding flagellar biosynthesis anti-sigma factor FlgM has protein sequence MPIEITGQNTAHTGTAGEGASVRAIPIGTTAGAKTGTGQEAGSTDTLSLTGAGTLMQKLDAAIAAAPVVDMERVNRIQQAIENGTYEIDPARVAEKMLAFETALYGRGL, from the coding sequence ATGCCAATCGAAATCACGGGCCAGAACACCGCCCATACCGGGACCGCCGGCGAAGGCGCCTCGGTTCGGGCCATCCCCATCGGCACGACTGCCGGCGCGAAGACTGGCACGGGCCAGGAGGCCGGTTCCACGGATACGCTCAGCCTCACCGGCGCCGGCACCCTGATGCAGAAGCTCGACGCCGCCATCGCCGCCGCCCCGGTGGTCGACATGGAACGGGTCAACCGCATCCAGCAGGCGATCGAGAACGGCACCTACGAGATCGACCCGGCGCGGGTCGCGGAAAAGATGCTGGCCTTCGAGACCGCGCTGTACGGACGCGGCCTGTAG